The Sulfitobacter sp. SK011 genome has a window encoding:
- a CDS encoding carbohydrate ABC transporter permease, whose protein sequence is MPLSANADFKTRFQHWLPKLVLSPSLAMVLVFVYGFILFSVYLSFTDSRLLPSFGWVGWENYSKLWRLSHWETSITNMGIFAALYIGICTVLGLGLAIFLDQKIRGEGMIRTIYLYPMALSFIVTGTAWKWFLDPGIGLENVMQSWGWTSFEFDWIKNRDFAIYTVVLAAVWQTSGFVMAMFLAGLRGIDNEILKAAQMDGASNWNLYRRIIIPQLRPAFLSAFVILSHLAIKTFDLVIALTGGGPGRATELPATFMYSYTFSRNQMGIGAASATIMLMTIAAIMIPYLYAELREKN, encoded by the coding sequence ATGCCCCTGTCCGCCAACGCAGACTTTAAAACACGGTTTCAGCATTGGTTGCCAAAGCTGGTACTGTCGCCATCCTTGGCGATGGTGTTGGTGTTCGTCTACGGGTTCATTCTGTTCTCGGTGTATCTGTCCTTTACCGACAGCCGGTTGCTGCCGTCATTCGGTTGGGTGGGCTGGGAAAATTACTCAAAGCTTTGGCGTCTGAGCCACTGGGAAACATCGATCACCAATATGGGCATTTTCGCCGCCCTCTATATCGGGATCTGCACAGTTCTGGGTCTTGGCCTCGCCATCTTCCTTGATCAGAAAATTCGCGGCGAAGGCATGATCCGCACAATCTATCTCTATCCGATGGCGCTCAGTTTCATCGTGACAGGCACCGCCTGGAAGTGGTTCCTTGATCCCGGGATCGGTCTTGAAAATGTCATGCAAAGCTGGGGTTGGACCAGTTTCGAATTCGACTGGATCAAGAACCGCGACTTTGCGATCTATACCGTTGTCCTGGCGGCGGTCTGGCAGACCAGCGGGTTTGTCATGGCAATGTTCCTGGCCGGGCTGCGCGGCATCGACAACGAAATCCTCAAGGCCGCCCAGATGGACGGCGCGTCCAACTGGAACCTGTATCGACGGATCATCATTCCGCAATTGCGCCCTGCATTTCTGTCGGCTTTCGTGATCCTGAGCCATCTGGCGATCAAGACCTTCGATCTGGTCATCGCGCTGACCGGAGGGGGACCGGGCCGGGCCACGGAACTGCCTGCGACGTTCATGTATTCCTACACGTTCTCGCGCAACCAGATGGGCATTGGCGCGGCGTCGGCCACGATCATGTTGATGACGATTGCGGCGATCATGATCCCCTACCTTTATGCTGAACTGCGGGAGAAGAACTGA